In the genome of Hymenobacter taeanensis, one region contains:
- a CDS encoding PD40 domain-containing protein: MKHLSLLSRRGYGRPAGLAVVVLGLLLPGSVALAQTAQEPFGRVRIQYKEFNWLQLSSQNFTIYYYAGGEANARHAAEYAEKELQRITGLIGYYPYSKTTIMLYNSVGDLRQSNIGLDSDKYQTGGETSLTRLTKVQIAFEGQQTRFKQDLSNRITQVLLNDMMYGGSLKEVIQSTYLLQLPNWFISGASAYASQGWSVEMDDYMRTMTKAHDNNKTAPYFLRNPELAGQSVWNYIAERYGYTSIQNILNLTRITRDVEVGISSSLNVPYKVFLKDWLNYYRQLNAQPQTPYVEPDEARRVVHNNRKGVLYSQPVVSPNGQRLAFVQNDRGRYRVLVVNKDGKGRDVIHRGGYKTPDQEVETRLPVLAWRGNGQVAVAEMLKGDMTLHLRSTEGGLSSMTSRLKSLLPTFGKTTSIFSPYSQINSLSYSPDGKALVFSGVRDGQTDLYLLRAGSRSPEKITNDIFDDVEPAFLPNGGGIVFSSNRWLDSAGTARGSFNTIVNNYDLFLYHLDGRAQPVEPLVSTISNEGSPRAISDTEVLFIGEESGVRSLYRLSLATKQYRPVTSFLSNIKQYDYNPQTGTLGFTAAEEAKDFVYLYPNYALPENLTLYKTARQETLEDRSKPAPAKAAAPAPSPTAPTIANAQEQSQNQNQQDAGTQPETQPRRSDGRVNTTDYEFDEDIPASRGSAPKRTRAATVVVLPQSAPAPNAGINGPFRYDTRFSIDNVVSSLYVDPLLGFGVVGQANMADLFEDHRIQAGIFALTDLRTSNIYAQYTNLKRRYDWSLGYQKQAYFFDVASYGRTRYSRHEISPTLAYPLTHNLSVRVGPRFVHVSRQVFSDLSNSSDVNRNYLGGAGELIFDNSIATGVNMLEGTRMKIGYTRLNGLDNGSPGFGKVYIDLRHYQKIHRQLIWANRASFGQFIGGGNIQPEFRLGGMDNWLNNSYEGGQTIPFDPTQMFYQQFVTNLRGFDYSKRTGPKYVLFNSELRLPIIQYLSRKPVESGFFRNLQLTAFGDMGTTYAGSNPFNENNSFNTQITGGAGNPFSATVVNFRNPLLYGYGGGIRSTVLGFYVKGDVAWGREDYTEKGPKFYVTLGYDF; this comes from the coding sequence ATGAAGCACTTGTCCTTACTATCACGGCGCGGCTACGGCCGGCCGGCTGGCCTAGCAGTTGTAGTGCTAGGCCTCCTGCTTCCCGGAAGTGTAGCTCTGGCCCAAACAGCCCAGGAACCCTTCGGGAGGGTCCGGATTCAGTATAAGGAGTTTAACTGGTTGCAACTCAGCAGCCAGAACTTTACTATATACTACTATGCGGGGGGCGAAGCTAATGCCCGCCACGCAGCCGAATACGCCGAGAAGGAATTACAGCGCATTACGGGTCTGATTGGGTACTATCCGTACTCCAAAACCACCATCATGCTCTATAACTCCGTAGGCGACCTGCGGCAGAGCAACATCGGGCTGGACTCGGATAAATACCAGACCGGCGGGGAAACTTCCCTGACCCGGCTGACCAAGGTGCAAATTGCCTTTGAGGGTCAGCAAACGCGCTTCAAACAGGATTTGAGCAACCGCATTACGCAGGTGCTGCTTAATGACATGATGTATGGCGGCTCCCTGAAGGAAGTCATTCAAAGCACGTACCTGCTGCAGTTGCCCAACTGGTTTATCAGCGGGGCCTCGGCGTATGCATCGCAGGGGTGGAGCGTGGAGATGGATGATTACATGCGCACCATGACCAAGGCGCATGATAACAACAAAACCGCGCCCTACTTCCTGCGCAACCCTGAGCTGGCCGGCCAAAGCGTGTGGAACTATATTGCGGAACGCTACGGCTACACCAGCATTCAAAACATCCTGAACCTGACGCGCATCACCCGCGACGTGGAAGTAGGCATCAGCTCCTCGCTGAATGTGCCCTACAAAGTGTTTCTGAAAGACTGGCTTAACTATTACCGCCAGCTCAATGCGCAGCCCCAAACGCCCTACGTAGAGCCCGACGAGGCCCGGCGCGTGGTTCACAACAACCGAAAGGGAGTTCTTTACTCGCAGCCGGTGGTAAGCCCGAACGGCCAGCGCCTGGCCTTTGTGCAGAACGACCGGGGGCGCTACCGCGTGCTGGTAGTGAATAAAGATGGCAAGGGGCGTGATGTTATTCACAGGGGGGGGTACAAAACGCCCGACCAGGAAGTAGAGACCCGCTTGCCCGTACTGGCGTGGCGCGGAAACGGGCAGGTGGCAGTAGCTGAAATGTTGAAGGGCGATATGACCCTGCATCTGCGAAGCACGGAAGGTGGCCTAAGCAGCATGACCAGCCGCCTGAAGTCGTTGCTGCCCACCTTTGGCAAGACTACTTCTATCTTCTCGCCGTACTCGCAGATCAACAGCCTGAGTTACTCGCCCGATGGCAAAGCCTTGGTATTTAGCGGCGTGCGCGATGGGCAAACTGACCTGTACCTGTTGCGGGCCGGTAGTCGCTCACCCGAAAAAATCACGAATGATATTTTTGATGACGTAGAGCCTGCCTTCCTGCCTAATGGGGGCGGCATTGTGTTCAGCTCTAACCGCTGGCTTGACTCGGCGGGCACGGCACGTGGCAGCTTTAATACCATTGTTAACAACTACGACCTGTTCCTATACCATCTCGATGGTCGGGCGCAGCCAGTAGAACCGTTGGTGAGTACCATTTCCAACGAAGGCAGCCCCCGGGCCATTTCTGATACGGAAGTGCTGTTTATTGGAGAAGAAAGCGGTGTGCGTAGCCTGTATCGTCTGTCACTGGCTACCAAGCAATACCGGCCCGTCACGAGCTTTCTGTCCAACATCAAGCAATACGACTATAACCCCCAAACGGGCACCCTGGGCTTTACTGCGGCGGAAGAAGCCAAGGACTTTGTCTACCTGTACCCAAACTATGCGCTGCCAGAAAACCTGACGCTGTATAAAACAGCCCGTCAGGAAACCCTGGAAGACCGCTCTAAACCCGCACCAGCAAAGGCTGCGGCGCCGGCGCCCAGCCCTACGGCTCCTACTATTGCAAATGCTCAGGAGCAGAGCCAAAATCAAAACCAGCAGGATGCTGGTACGCAGCCTGAAACCCAGCCGCGCCGCAGCGACGGGCGGGTAAATACCACAGACTATGAGTTTGATGAGGACATTCCGGCCTCGCGCGGCAGTGCCCCCAAACGCACGCGTGCCGCTACGGTGGTGGTATTGCCGCAGTCAGCCCCCGCGCCAAATGCGGGCATAAACGGCCCCTTCCGCTACGACACCCGTTTTAGCATCGATAATGTGGTGTCGTCATTGTACGTAGATCCGCTGTTGGGCTTTGGCGTAGTGGGGCAGGCCAACATGGCCGACCTGTTTGAGGACCACCGGATTCAGGCGGGAATCTTTGCGCTGACGGATTTGCGAACCAGCAATATTTACGCGCAGTACACCAACCTGAAACGCCGCTATGACTGGAGCCTGGGCTACCAGAAACAGGCCTATTTCTTTGATGTTGCCTCCTATGGGCGCACCCGCTACTCGCGGCATGAGATTTCGCCAACGCTGGCTTACCCGCTTACCCATAACCTGAGCGTGCGGGTTGGCCCCCGGTTTGTGCACGTAAGCCGGCAGGTGTTTAGCGACCTGAGCAACTCCAGTGATGTAAACCGCAACTATTTAGGTGGGGCCGGAGAATTGATCTTTGATAACTCCATTGCCACGGGCGTGAACATGCTGGAAGGTACCCGCATGAAAATTGGGTATACCCGGCTCAATGGGCTAGACAATGGTTCGCCGGGCTTTGGGAAGGTATACATTGATCTGCGGCACTACCAAAAGATTCATCGGCAGCTGATATGGGCCAACCGGGCCAGCTTTGGCCAATTCATTGGTGGGGGCAACATCCAGCCGGAGTTTCGGCTGGGGGGTATGGATAACTGGTTGAACAACAGCTACGAAGGAGGGCAGACCATTCCCTTCGATCCGACGCAGATGTTTTACCAGCAGTTTGTAACCAACTTGCGGGGCTTTGATTATAGCAAGCGCACGGGCCCAAAATATGTGCTGTTCAACTCTGAGCTGCGCCTGCCCATTATTCAATATCTCTCGCGTAAGCCAGTTGAATCAGGGTTCTTCCGCAATCTGCAGCTCACGGCCTTTGGTGATATGGGTACCACCTACGCCGGCTCAAACCCTTTCAACGAGAACAACTCCTTCAACACCCAGATTACGGGTGGCGCAGGCAACCCCTTCTCGGCTACGGTAGTGAACTTCCGTAACCCGTTATTATACGGTTACGGAGGAGGCATACGCAGCACCGTACTTGGTTTCTACGTGAAGGGCGATGTAGCGTGGGGCCGCGAAGACTACACAGAAAAGGGGCCTAAGTTTTACGTAACCCTGGGCTACGATTTCTAG
- a CDS encoding heme exporter protein CcmB produces MQKDFRLEWRQRAALNGMLLYVGSTVFVCYLSFSLRGGQLPAPAWNALFWIVLLFSAVNAVAKGFLQESRGRMLYYYTVVRPQAVILAKISYNALLLLGLALVAFFLYALVLGNPVQNVGLFVGNVLLGAVGFASTLTLVSGIAAKATNSSTLMAVLGFPLMVPMLLLLIKVSKNALDGLEFEASQSSLLTLVALNMIVGAVSYLLFPFLWRS; encoded by the coding sequence ATGCAAAAGGACTTCCGTTTGGAATGGCGCCAGCGTGCTGCCCTCAACGGGATGCTGCTGTACGTGGGCAGCACTGTATTTGTGTGCTACCTGAGCTTCTCTCTGCGCGGAGGCCAACTGCCCGCGCCGGCCTGGAATGCCCTGTTCTGGATTGTGCTGCTGTTTTCAGCCGTGAATGCCGTGGCAAAAGGCTTCCTGCAGGAGAGTCGGGGGCGCATGCTGTATTACTACACCGTAGTTCGGCCCCAGGCCGTGATTCTGGCCAAAATCAGCTACAACGCATTGCTGCTGCTGGGGCTGGCGCTGGTAGCCTTTTTCCTCTACGCCTTAGTGCTCGGAAACCCCGTGCAGAACGTAGGCCTATTTGTGGGTAATGTGCTGCTGGGAGCGGTAGGCTTTGCCAGTACGCTCACACTCGTTTCGGGTATAGCCGCCAAAGCAACCAACAGTAGCACTCTGATGGCTGTACTGGGCTTCCCATTGATGGTGCCCATGCTGCTGCTGCTTATTAAGGTATCAAAGAATGCTCTGGATGGGTTGGAGTTTGAGGCCAGCCAAAGCTCCCTGCTCACGCTGGTAGCCCTCAATATGATTGTAGGGGCGGTGTCCTACCTCTTATTTCCTTTTTTATGGCGCAGCTAA
- a CDS encoding cytochrome c biogenesis protein — protein MKHNWWKALAVVLLLYVAVAGLLMPVPRLAILNESIRNLYFHVPMWFGMTFILVASVYYSVRYLRTPTPELDILAHESAKTGILMGLVGLATGSIWARYTWGAWWTNDPKLNGAAIAMLIYGAYLVLRSSFTDEQQRARISAIYNIFAFATAMPLFYILPRLTDSLHPGAGGNPAFAKYDLDSNMRLVFYPAVIGWTLLAFWLAQVASRLSLLKQKVYEKQLA, from the coding sequence ATGAAACATAATTGGTGGAAAGCTCTGGCGGTGGTGTTGCTGCTTTACGTGGCGGTGGCAGGGCTGCTGATGCCGGTTCCTCGGCTGGCCATACTCAACGAGAGTATCCGGAACCTGTACTTCCACGTGCCCATGTGGTTTGGGATGACGTTTATCCTCGTGGCTTCGGTGTACTATTCAGTTCGCTACCTGCGTACTCCTACGCCCGAGCTGGATATCCTAGCGCATGAATCGGCTAAAACGGGCATTTTGATGGGCCTGGTAGGCCTAGCCACGGGCAGCATCTGGGCGCGCTACACCTGGGGCGCCTGGTGGACCAACGACCCCAAGCTGAACGGGGCCGCCATTGCCATGCTCATTTATGGTGCCTACCTGGTGCTACGCTCTTCCTTTACCGATGAGCAGCAGCGGGCCCGGATATCGGCCATTTATAACATCTTCGCCTTTGCAACGGCCATGCCGCTGTTTTATATCCTGCCGCGCCTCACCGACTCTTTACACCCCGGGGCGGGCGGCAACCCGGCCTTCGCCAAGTACGACCTCGACAGCAACATGCGGCTAGTGTTCTACCCCGCTGTAATTGGCTGGACGCTGCTGGCCTTCTGGTTGGCTCAGGTAGCCAGCCGTCTTTCGCTCTTAAAACAGAAAGTATATGAAAAACAGCTTGCCTAA
- a CDS encoding CcmD family protein, translated as MKNSLPKLRPALLLLLALLLPMLRAAAQATASNEPEMADALRHDGKIYVVVAVITVVLAGLLFFLISLDRKLSRLEKEVKD; from the coding sequence ATGAAAAACAGCTTGCCTAAGCTGCGCCCGGCGCTGCTGCTCCTGTTGGCCCTACTGCTGCCTATGCTGCGCGCTGCCGCTCAGGCTACTGCTTCAAATGAGCCTGAAATGGCCGATGCCCTGCGCCACGACGGTAAAATTTACGTGGTAGTAGCCGTAATTACGGTAGTGCTGGCCGGGCTGCTTTTCTTCCTGATTTCTCTTGATCGGAAGCTGAGCCGCCTGGAAAAAGAAGTAAAAGACTAA
- a CDS encoding cytochrome c maturation protein CcmE domain-containing protein — translation MKKAHILAITVIAMAIGIIMSAAGDASVYVSFREAQERAAEGNLTKVHVVGRLPRDGRQNIMGLEYNPTLDPNYFAFTLVDTNRIAQRVVYFNPKPQDFDKSEQVVITGAMRNNVFVADKILLKCPSKYVEKDIKGATASVN, via the coding sequence ATGAAAAAAGCACACATCCTCGCCATTACCGTCATTGCAATGGCAATTGGTATCATCATGAGCGCCGCCGGTGATGCCAGCGTGTACGTCTCATTCCGCGAAGCCCAGGAGCGGGCGGCCGAAGGAAACCTGACCAAAGTGCACGTGGTAGGCCGCTTGCCCCGCGATGGTCGGCAGAACATCATGGGCTTGGAATACAACCCGACCCTCGACCCCAACTATTTCGCTTTCACCTTGGTGGATACCAACCGCATTGCTCAGCGTGTGGTGTACTTCAACCCTAAGCCTCAAGACTTTGATAAGTCGGAGCAGGTGGTAATTACGGGTGCCATGCGCAATAATGTGTTTGTGGCCGATAAGATTCTGCTGAAGTGCCCTTCTAAGTACGTGGAGAAGGACATTAAGGGCGCTACTGCTTCCGTCAACTAA
- the ccsA gene encoding cytochrome c biogenesis protein CcsA: MLNTFIGDAGHLSVIVAFVAATVAAYAYFMASRNQPLGETDASWLRIGRGAFLLHGAAVVSVIACLFTIIYTHRYEYYYAWSHSSNHLPVYYMISCFWEGQEGSFLLWIFWQVVLGFLIMRFNRRWEAPVMAIFAGVQLFLTSMILGVVLGGVKIGSSPFILLRDFLDIPVFKTNPNFIPQDGTGLNALLQNYWMVIHPPTLFLGFALTLVPFAFAIAGLWKGEYTKWVRPALRWTLVGGLVLGVGIMMGAYWAYETLNFGGYWNWDPVENAVYIPWLVLVASLHGLVLWQRSRTALRTSFVLVITTFLLVLYATFLTRSGVLGNASVHSFTDLGLSGQLIIYLGAFVVLAIALLAYRWKHIPISEKELTTYNPELWVFVGATVLCLGAFQVLVTTSIPVYNAFLGFVGVKSNLALPADQIQHYTKIQLWMGVGVAFFSGLAQIMWWQKNDKTSLTNSLTVPGILSLLSAALVILLVQYYGLTMSLTYIVLLTTGIFGVLANLSMVITLMRRKVSLSGGGVAHIGIALMLLGILASAGYSKIISQNVSGLLYSREFPEETNRDNVLLWRNDKAPMGKYDVSYTGQYIDVPKVPGYVDKQLLFRTADEYKALARADIKRGDKVYYKAGDTVDILPENTYYRVEYKDRKTGEAFVLYPRGQVNEEMGEGLLASPDIKKFLDHDIYSHISAVPPPDKEKDWSEVKEHVLSVGDTIFLNDYFAVFRGVEPAHQTAGLGLAKGDLAIQGDFLVFGENRQYHVHPVFVVRNRMIGRVPDEVDDLGLRLSFLNVDPTKGKFTFGVSTTQKDYIILKAMEKPFINLLWSGTLLMAVGFGMALYKRRRDVDVAVKPTQPESDATPRPRPIQKKRQAA; encoded by the coding sequence ATGCTAAACACCTTCATCGGCGACGCCGGGCACCTGAGTGTCATCGTTGCTTTTGTGGCAGCCACGGTAGCGGCGTACGCCTACTTCATGGCGTCGCGCAACCAGCCCCTCGGCGAAACCGATGCCTCCTGGCTTCGGATCGGACGTGGAGCTTTTCTGCTGCACGGGGCAGCTGTGGTATCAGTCATTGCGTGTCTGTTTACCATCATCTACACCCACCGCTACGAGTATTATTATGCTTGGAGCCACAGCAGTAACCACCTGCCGGTGTATTACATGATTTCCTGCTTCTGGGAAGGGCAGGAGGGGTCTTTCCTGCTCTGGATATTCTGGCAGGTAGTGCTGGGCTTTCTCATTATGCGCTTCAATAGGCGTTGGGAAGCCCCCGTAATGGCCATTTTTGCGGGCGTACAGCTCTTTCTCACGTCTATGATTCTGGGCGTGGTGCTGGGTGGCGTCAAAATTGGCTCGTCGCCGTTTATTCTACTGCGCGACTTCCTGGATATTCCCGTTTTCAAAACCAACCCCAACTTCATTCCTCAAGATGGTACCGGCCTGAACGCCCTGCTCCAGAACTACTGGATGGTGATTCACCCACCTACGCTGTTCCTGGGTTTTGCTCTCACGCTGGTACCGTTTGCCTTTGCTATTGCGGGTCTCTGGAAGGGTGAATACACCAAGTGGGTACGGCCCGCCTTACGCTGGACGCTGGTAGGTGGCCTAGTGCTGGGCGTAGGTATCATGATGGGTGCCTACTGGGCCTATGAAACCCTGAACTTTGGTGGCTACTGGAACTGGGACCCGGTTGAAAACGCCGTGTACATCCCGTGGCTGGTGCTGGTAGCCTCGCTACACGGCTTGGTGCTGTGGCAGCGGAGCCGCACGGCCCTGCGCACCTCTTTTGTGTTGGTAATCACTACCTTCCTGCTGGTGCTGTACGCTACCTTCCTCACGCGTAGCGGGGTTCTGGGTAATGCCTCCGTGCACTCCTTCACCGACCTGGGCCTGTCGGGGCAGCTGATTATTTACTTGGGGGCTTTCGTAGTGTTGGCTATTGCCCTGCTCGCTTACCGCTGGAAGCATATCCCGATTTCTGAGAAAGAGCTTACCACGTACAACCCCGAGTTGTGGGTGTTTGTGGGAGCTACGGTACTTTGCCTCGGCGCCTTCCAAGTGCTGGTTACTACCAGCATTCCAGTGTACAATGCGTTCCTCGGCTTTGTTGGTGTTAAGTCAAACCTTGCTTTGCCTGCTGATCAGATCCAGCACTACACTAAAATTCAGCTGTGGATGGGGGTAGGGGTAGCGTTCTTCTCGGGCCTGGCTCAAATCATGTGGTGGCAGAAGAACGACAAGACTTCGCTGACCAACTCGCTGACTGTGCCCGGTATTCTGAGCCTGCTCAGCGCGGCGCTAGTAATTCTGCTGGTGCAGTATTACGGCCTGACTATGAGCCTGACGTACATTGTGCTGCTGACCACTGGCATCTTTGGGGTGCTGGCGAACCTGAGTATGGTTATTACGCTGATGCGTAGAAAGGTAAGTCTGTCGGGCGGCGGCGTGGCGCACATTGGTATTGCGCTCATGCTGCTGGGTATTCTGGCTTCGGCGGGCTACTCCAAGATTATTTCCCAGAACGTATCGGGCTTGCTCTACTCACGGGAGTTTCCGGAAGAAACTAACCGCGACAACGTATTGCTGTGGCGCAATGATAAAGCGCCCATGGGCAAGTACGATGTGAGCTATACCGGCCAGTATATTGATGTGCCTAAAGTACCTGGCTACGTAGACAAGCAACTGCTTTTCCGCACCGCCGATGAGTACAAAGCACTGGCTCGCGCCGATATCAAGCGCGGCGACAAAGTGTACTACAAGGCTGGCGATACGGTAGACATCTTGCCCGAAAACACTTATTACCGCGTTGAGTACAAAGACCGCAAGACCGGGGAGGCTTTCGTGCTGTATCCGCGCGGACAGGTGAATGAGGAGATGGGGGAAGGCCTATTGGCTTCGCCCGACATCAAGAAATTCCTCGACCACGACATCTATTCTCACATTAGCGCCGTGCCCCCACCCGATAAGGAGAAGGACTGGAGCGAGGTGAAGGAGCACGTGTTGAGCGTTGGTGATACCATTTTCCTAAACGACTACTTCGCGGTGTTCCGGGGGGTAGAGCCCGCACACCAGACAGCTGGCCTAGGCCTCGCCAAGGGCGACCTGGCTATTCAGGGCGACTTCCTGGTGTTTGGTGAAAACCGGCAGTACCATGTGCACCCAGTGTTTGTGGTGCGCAACCGCATGATTGGCCGTGTTCCTGATGAGGTAGATGACCTGGGCCTACGCCTAAGCTTTCTGAATGTAGACCCCACTAAAGGCAAGTTTACCTTCGGGGTAAGCACCACGCAGAAGGACTATATCATTCTGAAAGCAATGGAGAAGCCCTTCATTAACCTGCTTTGGAGCGGTACGCTGCTCATGGCCGTGGGCTTTGGCATGGCCCTCTACAAGCGCCGCCGCGATGTAGATGTAGCTGTAAAGCCTACGCAGCCCGAGTCAGATGCTACTCCACGGCCGCGCCCAATACAAAAGAAGCGCCAAGCAGCTTAA
- a CDS encoding T9SS-dependent choice-of-anchor J family protein: MHAQNLNYLPSGASNVTTTYTDLGSDGTVITTPNTDDANSEVQAIGFTFNYNEQAFDNFVLNTNGYIKLGPTAPVAPYFYDGPQVTTGGPVNNTAETNLLLPFNLDLESAAAATAEYRVVTTGTAPNRVCTIQWKNVSDKATATIGKQLASLSFQVRLYETTNRIEFVYGTATAGPGAEAFKSAAVGIKGSGNSTTQLISATKGSTGAWSTTSFLAGPYTGNAHNIRKSVLPDAGRTYRFTAQKANDASVSAVYSLGKLPIPFGTPHVVRAFLRNLGTNALASVTVTLTVSGANSFTNTKVVALPVGAAGTLSFDGFTPTVAGTNTITVSVADDDDNSNNTATYTQQVNSTTYAVADPTSTAAIGGIGLTANSGANAGTGILAVRYTASSARTVTSVTARIEDTRTIGRTLYATVLDAAGAILGRTDDYVVTAADISTTKTFTFASPVPITSGNFHVGLAQATSPTGTAPFFPLGTQAENPTRTGVFFITGLTGGALTDVSGNNLGRFMLEAVTGPPVTCFAPTAVSVNNQTATSAVVNFTGPANGTGYSIIYGATGFDPNGTTGATTVAAPSSPFTLTGLAPSTTYALYIRANCGTTDQSTLTGPIAFTTLCTPPVVSTFPYTESFGTVASGLSYPCGITVADVNSDNNTWRIPSSVGGNVTMANAMVYSYNSTDATKGANDWFFTPALSLRAGSRYQLTFKYKTDATNFSTAEKLEVKYGAGATPAEQTNLLWKNESITNTTLTTTTGGTGANQVMPITPTADGTVYIGFHAFSAPDQFNLYVDDISINSVVTGLSDALVRAVNVFPNPSAGMFTVEVRGANAKGAMKVEVTNLLGQRVHTATIRDNAENRVDLSGLANGMYTLKVLSGNDYMIRNIVVQK; encoded by the coding sequence GTGCATGCGCAGAACTTAAACTACCTGCCCTCTGGTGCTTCAAATGTAACTACTACCTACACTGATTTAGGTAGTGATGGCACTGTTATTACTACCCCAAACACCGACGACGCCAATTCCGAGGTGCAGGCAATCGGATTTACTTTCAACTACAACGAGCAGGCATTTGACAACTTCGTGCTAAACACGAACGGGTATATCAAGCTGGGCCCCACGGCTCCGGTGGCCCCGTATTTCTACGACGGCCCGCAAGTAACCACTGGAGGTCCCGTTAATAATACGGCTGAGACTAACCTGCTGCTACCATTTAACCTAGATCTGGAATCAGCGGCGGCAGCTACTGCAGAATACCGGGTAGTCACTACCGGCACCGCTCCTAACCGGGTATGCACCATCCAGTGGAAGAATGTCAGTGACAAGGCAACCGCAACCATAGGGAAGCAGCTAGCTTCGCTGAGCTTTCAGGTTCGCTTATACGAGACTACTAACCGTATTGAATTTGTATACGGCACTGCTACTGCTGGCCCTGGCGCAGAAGCTTTTAAGTCTGCAGCAGTTGGGATAAAGGGTTCAGGCAACAGCACTACGCAGCTCATTTCAGCTACTAAGGGTTCTACCGGAGCCTGGAGCACTACCTCATTTCTTGCCGGCCCTTACACAGGGAATGCACACAACATCCGGAAGTCGGTGCTGCCCGATGCAGGCCGTACGTATCGGTTTACTGCCCAGAAGGCTAATGATGCAAGTGTATCGGCGGTTTATAGCCTCGGAAAGCTCCCTATTCCTTTTGGCACTCCTCATGTGGTGCGCGCTTTCCTGCGCAACCTAGGTACAAATGCCTTGGCCAGTGTAACTGTAACCCTGACGGTAAGCGGCGCCAACAGCTTCACTAACACGAAAGTAGTTGCCTTACCAGTTGGCGCTGCCGGCACACTCTCCTTTGATGGGTTTACCCCAACCGTTGCGGGCACAAACACTATCACGGTTAGCGTAGCCGATGATGATGACAACTCCAATAACACCGCTACCTATACCCAACAAGTCAATTCAACGACTTACGCTGTAGCTGACCCTACCTCAACTGCAGCCATCGGGGGCATTGGGCTTACAGCTAACAGTGGAGCAAACGCTGGCACTGGTATTCTGGCCGTGCGCTATACCGCCAGCTCAGCTCGCACGGTGACTAGCGTAACTGCCCGCATTGAGGACACCCGGACCATTGGCCGCACACTGTACGCAACCGTACTTGATGCAGCCGGAGCAATACTCGGCAGAACTGATGACTATGTGGTAACGGCCGCAGATATTTCTACAACCAAGACGTTTACTTTCGCTTCGCCCGTTCCTATCACCAGTGGCAACTTTCATGTAGGCCTAGCTCAGGCAACCTCACCCACTGGCACGGCTCCCTTTTTCCCGTTAGGAACCCAGGCTGAAAACCCTACTCGTACGGGCGTATTTTTTATAACAGGTTTAACCGGTGGCGCCCTTACTGATGTATCTGGCAACAACTTAGGTCGCTTTATGCTTGAGGCTGTTACCGGTCCGCCTGTTACTTGCTTCGCCCCAACTGCTGTATCAGTTAACAATCAAACTGCTACTTCCGCAGTAGTAAACTTTACCGGCCCCGCTAACGGTACTGGCTACTCCATTATCTATGGTGCCACCGGTTTTGATCCTAATGGTACCACTGGTGCTACTACGGTTGCTGCTCCCTCGTCGCCTTTTACGCTAACAGGCCTAGCTCCTTCTACTACCTATGCGCTTTACATTCGGGCCAATTGCGGCACCACCGATCAAAGCACGCTGACTGGGCCTATTGCCTTCACTACACTGTGCACGCCACCCGTAGTTAGCACTTTCCCTTATACGGAAAGCTTTGGCACGGTAGCTTCCGGCCTTTCATATCCCTGCGGTATCACGGTTGCGGACGTTAACAGCGACAATAACACCTGGCGGATTCCTAGCAGTGTGGGTGGCAATGTTACGATGGCCAACGCTATGGTGTATAGCTACAACAGCACCGACGCTACCAAAGGCGCTAATGACTGGTTCTTCACGCCAGCTCTATCTCTGCGTGCTGGCTCCCGGTATCAGCTGACATTTAAGTACAAGACGGATGCCACCAATTTCTCCACCGCTGAGAAGCTGGAAGTGAAGTATGGCGCTGGTGCCACCCCTGCTGAGCAAACCAACCTGCTCTGGAAAAATGAGAGCATCACCAACACCACCTTAACCACTACCACGGGAGGCACCGGAGCCAACCAGGTAATGCCCATCACGCCGACTGCTGATGGCACTGTTTACATCGGTTTCCACGCTTTCAGTGCCCCCGACCAGTTCAACCTGTACGTTGATGATATTTCAATCAACTCAGTGGTAACTGGCCTATCGGATGCCTTGGTTCGGGCAGTTAATGTATTCCCTAACCCCTCTGCTGGCATGTTCACGGTTGAAGTGCGCGGTGCTAATGCGAAAGGAGCTATGAAGGTGGAAGTGACTAACCTGCTAGGTCAGCGGGTTCATACGGCTACCATCCGTGATAATGCTGAGAACAGAGTTGACCTCTCCGGCTTAGCCAATGGCATGTACACATTGAAAGTGCTGTCGGGCAACGACTACATGATTCGCAACATTGTAGTGCAGAAGTAA